One genomic window of Inquilinus sp. KBS0705 includes the following:
- a CDS encoding tail-specific protease — MFHTKPDLNSTKDMFKKLYLMLVLAAAVACNAAPSKPVARRLDPGDLQPDAQQSVVCIKVAGLIAQYNYKKVQLNDSLSTVIFDRYIKKLDENRNYLLASDIKDFEQYKTVLDDDIKTGNLNDIFYMFNVFQKRYKEYVDYSLAQLNNNFDFSKNETFTYDRDDQPWASSVEDAHKLWSQRVKYDLLNLKLTGKDAAANKETLRKRYSNVLSQSNKLSNQDVFQAFMDAFTEAVDPHTNYFNPTNAANFNIDMSRSVEGIGASLLSENEYVTIKSIVAGGPADKSKQISIEDRIIGVAQGKTGEFQDIVGWRVDNAISLIRGTKGTTVRLQILPKGNAANAKPKVVEMVREKIILKDISAQKEIRTYNNNGKTVKIGVISIPAFYLDFNDYKAGNPNYKSTTRDVKLILDTLKRENVDGVVIDLRENGGGSLMEAIELTGLFIKTGPVVQVRDSRDQVDVNQDEDPAIAYSGPMAVLVDRFSASASEIFSGAIQDYGRGLILGTQTYGKGSVQNAIDLDRVIDQSLRDKLAQLAGKQKTVATGSQNKFGQLNLTIAKFYRISGSSTQHKGVIPDIDFPSVIPLDKYGEDTEPSAMPFDMIAKSEYQKTGDFTSVLPQLKKLHDQRMSSSDSYKYLLDDIAEMKKREAEKSITLNEQELKKQRDSDEAKAFERDNQRRVALGLKPLKKGEKKPKNEDLDFLKREAGQILTDYITLDSKTASIRQ, encoded by the coding sequence ATGTTTCATACAAAACCCGATTTAAATAGCACAAAAGATATGTTTAAGAAATTATATTTAATGTTGGTTTTAGCCGCCGCAGTGGCTTGCAACGCAGCGCCATCAAAACCCGTAGCTCGCAGACTTGACCCGGGCGATTTACAACCCGATGCGCAGCAAAGCGTTGTTTGTATAAAAGTGGCCGGCCTTATAGCCCAATACAACTATAAAAAGGTTCAGCTGAACGATTCGCTTTCAACCGTGATTTTTGACCGCTACATTAAAAAGCTGGACGAGAACCGTAACTACCTTTTAGCATCGGATATAAAAGATTTTGAGCAGTACAAAACCGTTTTGGACGACGATATAAAAACCGGCAACCTTAACGATATTTTTTACATGTTTAATGTTTTCCAAAAAAGGTATAAAGAGTATGTTGATTACTCTTTGGCTCAATTAAATAACAATTTTGATTTTTCGAAGAACGAGACCTTTACTTATGACCGTGATGACCAGCCATGGGCGTCATCTGTTGAGGACGCGCACAAGCTTTGGTCGCAACGTGTTAAATACGACTTACTTAACCTTAAACTTACAGGTAAAGATGCTGCTGCTAATAAAGAAACTTTAAGAAAACGTTACAGCAATGTGCTGTCGCAATCAAATAAGTTATCTAATCAGGACGTTTTTCAGGCGTTTATGGATGCCTTTACCGAAGCGGTAGATCCGCACACCAATTACTTTAACCCAACAAACGCGGCTAACTTTAATATTGATATGTCGCGCTCTGTTGAGGGTATTGGCGCATCGCTGTTAAGCGAGAACGAGTATGTAACCATAAAAAGCATTGTAGCCGGCGGCCCTGCTGATAAAAGCAAGCAAATAAGCATCGAAGACAGGATTATTGGTGTTGCACAAGGCAAAACCGGCGAGTTTCAGGATATTGTAGGTTGGCGGGTAGATAACGCCATATCGCTTATACGCGGTACAAAAGGTACTACCGTACGTTTGCAAATACTACCAAAAGGTAATGCGGCCAATGCCAAACCAAAAGTGGTTGAAATGGTACGCGAGAAGATCATATTGAAAGATATATCTGCTCAAAAAGAAATACGTACCTACAACAACAATGGTAAAACAGTTAAGATAGGCGTAATTTCTATCCCGGCGTTTTACCTTGATTTTAACGATTACAAGGCGGGTAACCCTAACTATAAAAGCACCACCCGCGATGTGAAATTGATATTAGATACCCTAAAACGCGAAAACGTTGACGGTGTAGTAATAGACCTTCGCGAAAATGGCGGCGGTTCCTTAATGGAAGCTATTGAGCTTACCGGTCTGTTCATTAAAACCGGCCCGGTTGTGCAGGTTCGCGACTCGCGCGACCAGGTTGATGTAAACCAGGACGAAGACCCCGCAATTGCCTACAGTGGCCCAATGGCCGTATTGGTTGACCGCTTTAGCGCATCAGCATCAGAAATTTTCTCAGGCGCAATACAAGATTATGGCCGTGGACTAATATTAGGCACACAAACCTATGGTAAAGGATCGGTACAAAACGCTATCGACCTGGATAGGGTGATCGATCAATCCTTACGCGATAAGTTGGCGCAATTGGCCGGTAAACAAAAAACCGTAGCAACCGGCAGCCAAAACAAATTTGGCCAGCTTAACTTAACCATTGCCAAGTTTTACCGCATAAGTGGTAGCTCTACCCAGCATAAAGGGGTAATACCTGATATCGATTTCCCATCGGTAATTCCTTTGGATAAATATGGCGAAGACACCGAGCCATCGGCTATGCCTTTTGATATGATAGCCAAAAGCGAGTATCAAAAAACCGGCGACTTTACTTCCGTTTTACCTCAGCTTAAAAAACTGCACGATCAGCGCATGAGCAGCAGCGATAGCTACAAATACCTGCTGGATGATATTGCCGAAATGAAAAAACGAGAAGCAGAAAAAAGCATCACCCTAAACGAGCAGGAATTAAAAAAACAACGCGACAGCGACGAAGCGAAAGCCTTTGAACGCGATAACCAGCGCAGGGTTGCCTTAGGCTTAAAACCTTTGAAAAAAGGCGAGAAGAAACCAAAAAATGAAGACCTTGACTTTTTAAAGCGGGAAGCAGGGCAAATTTTAACAGACTATATCACTTTAGATAGCAAAACTGCCAGTATAAGGCAATAA
- a CDS encoding family 10 glycosylhydrolase: protein MHLHKYISAFIAFSLLYTVSNAQTTATETTQPEPKREFRGVWIATVVNLDWPQNARGTEESQKTDLIDQLNAHQRTGINAIMFQVRPAADAFYAKSREPWSKYLTGTQGKAPTYDPLEFAIEEAHKRNMELHAWFNPYRATFDGKFYTLAPNHITRTKPEWFFIYGGIKLFNPGLPEVREYIVQVILDVVKNYDVDGIHMDDYFYPYLIDGQKVNDQAAFEQYGEGFDNIKDWRRSNVDTLIKMLGDSIHKVKPRMKFGISPFGIWANKAQNEEGSETAGGSSYYENYADSRQWVQQGWIDYINPQIYWHIGYRLAAFEKLLDWWSNNTYNRHLYIGQGPYRYYEQRSPAYKNPSEIPNQIRLLRANPRVQGSVFFRSQTLVANANHLADTLKHNFYRYPALPPPMLWLDSIAPNAPQGIAAKYEGKAGITLKWQPPLLARDSEPVYGYIIYRFEENDKFEMNDPKNILSIQYNTIPIYQDTNVQRGKSYYYVVTAIDRLKNESDRSPTAAISTQ, encoded by the coding sequence ATGCATCTACATAAATATATTTCTGCCTTTATAGCTTTCTCCTTACTATATACAGTATCAAACGCACAAACAACTGCTACCGAAACTACCCAACCCGAGCCAAAGCGCGAGTTTCGTGGTGTTTGGATAGCTACGGTAGTAAACCTTGACTGGCCGCAAAACGCCCGCGGTACCGAAGAAAGCCAAAAAACCGACCTGATAGACCAGCTAAACGCTCACCAGCGTACCGGTATCAATGCTATAATGTTTCAGGTAAGGCCTGCTGCCGATGCCTTTTACGCTAAAAGCCGCGAACCCTGGTCGAAATATTTAACCGGCACACAAGGCAAGGCACCAACTTATGATCCGTTGGAGTTTGCCATCGAAGAGGCCCATAAACGCAATATGGAGCTGCATGCCTGGTTTAACCCATATCGCGCTACTTTTGATGGCAAGTTTTATACCCTTGCGCCAAACCACATCACCCGTACCAAACCCGAGTGGTTTTTTATTTACGGCGGTATAAAATTATTTAACCCGGGCCTGCCGGAAGTGCGCGAATATATAGTACAGGTGATATTAGATGTTGTAAAAAACTACGATGTAGATGGCATCCATATGGACGATTATTTTTACCCCTACCTTATTGATGGCCAAAAAGTAAACGACCAGGCTGCTTTTGAACAATACGGAGAAGGGTTTGATAATATTAAAGACTGGCGCCGGAGCAATGTAGATACATTGATAAAAATGCTGGGAGATAGCATACACAAAGTAAAACCCCGCATGAAATTTGGCATTAGCCCATTTGGTATATGGGCCAACAAAGCGCAAAACGAGGAAGGGTCGGAAACTGCCGGTGGCTCGTCATATTATGAGAACTATGCAGATAGCCGCCAGTGGGTACAGCAGGGTTGGATAGATTATATTAATCCGCAAATATACTGGCATATAGGCTATCGCCTGGCCGCTTTTGAAAAGCTGCTGGACTGGTGGAGCAACAATACCTATAACCGGCACCTATACATTGGGCAGGGGCCATACAGGTATTACGAGCAGCGTAGCCCCGCGTATAAAAATCCATCAGAGATACCTAACCAGATACGTTTATTACGTGCTAACCCCCGCGTACAGGGAAGCGTGTTCTTCAGATCGCAAACGCTTGTGGCCAATGCGAACCATTTAGCCGATACGCTTAAGCACAACTTTTACCGTTACCCTGCCTTGCCCCCGCCTATGCTTTGGCTCGACTCGATAGCACCGAATGCACCACAGGGTATTGCGGCCAAATACGAAGGCAAAGCCGGCATAACCTTAAAATGGCAGCCACCGCTTTTAGCCAGGGATAGCGAGCCGGTTTACGGGTATATTATTTATCGTTTTGAAGAGAATGACAAGTTTGAAATGAACGACCCTAAAAACATATTGTCTATTCAGTATAATACCATACCTATTTACCAGGATACAAACGTACAGAGGGGCAAATCGTACTATTACGTGGTAACGGCTATCGACAGGTTGAAGAATGAAAGCGACCGCTCGCCGACAGCCGCGATTAGTACACAATAA
- a CDS encoding ligase-associated DNA damage response exonuclease, which produces MAKPLLEFTDRGIYCEQGKFYIDPWKPVDDAIITHAHADHAYWGHKHYLAHHLSREVMLYRLGDINLQTVEYGETVIKNGVQVSLFPAGHVIGSAQIRVEYKGEVWVVSGDYKTEDDGISTPYEPVRCHHFISECTFGMPVYQWKPQAQIFADVNNWWQTNLENGVATVLVGYSLGKAQRILQNLDMGNGKVYTHGVIENTNEALRRNGVILNPTERITATSSKEEVRKGIILAPPSSVGTPWMRKFGPYSFGYCSGWMALRGAKRRRAADRGFIMSDHADWDGLISAIDATGCEKVYLTHGYTASFSRYLTEIGFDAHEVHTLYGGEEEDASITEGEEKKETTPAGDVEKESVI; this is translated from the coding sequence ATGGCCAAACCATTACTGGAATTTACCGACAGGGGTATTTACTGCGAACAGGGCAAATTTTATATTGACCCCTGGAAACCCGTAGACGATGCCATTATAACCCACGCACATGCCGACCATGCCTATTGGGGACACAAGCATTACCTGGCGCACCACTTATCGCGCGAGGTAATGCTCTACCGCCTTGGCGATATTAACCTGCAAACCGTTGAGTACGGCGAAACCGTAATAAAGAATGGCGTTCAGGTATCCCTATTCCCGGCGGGGCATGTTATCGGCTCGGCTCAAATACGGGTGGAGTATAAAGGTGAGGTTTGGGTAGTATCCGGCGATTATAAAACCGAGGACGACGGGATATCTACACCATATGAGCCTGTAAGGTGCCATCACTTTATATCTGAGTGTACATTTGGCATGCCTGTTTACCAATGGAAGCCACAAGCGCAAATATTTGCCGATGTAAATAACTGGTGGCAAACCAACCTTGAAAATGGCGTGGCTACTGTATTAGTTGGTTACTCATTAGGTAAAGCTCAGCGAATACTTCAAAACCTTGATATGGGTAACGGCAAGGTTTATACGCATGGCGTAATAGAAAATACCAACGAAGCGCTGCGCCGCAACGGCGTTATTCTTAACCCAACAGAACGTATTACAGCCACTTCATCAAAAGAAGAGGTGCGCAAAGGTATTATACTGGCACCGCCATCATCAGTAGGCACACCATGGATGCGTAAATTTGGCCCATACAGCTTTGGTTATTGCAGCGGCTGGATGGCCCTGCGCGGGGCCAAACGCCGGCGTGCTGCCGATAGGGGCTTTATTATGAGCGACCATGCCGATTGGGATGGACTGATAAGCGCTATTGATGCTACGGGCTGTGAAAAGGTTTATTTAACTCATGGCTATACTGCGTCGTTCAGCCGTTATTTAACCGAAATAGGATTTGACGCGCACGAGGTGCATACCCTATATGGTGGCGAGGAAGAAGATGCCAGCATTACTGAGGGTGAGGAAAAAAAAGAAACGACACCAGCCGGTGATGTGGAAAAGGAGTCGGTTATATGA
- a CDS encoding asparaginase yields MKLIIHGGFFSESLTNQEVKKAKQDALREIVQLGHKYLESHTALQTVVYTTCLLEDCELFNAGTGSQIQSDGKIRLSASLMDGKTQKFSGVINIEDVKNPICIAEKLMDYEDRVLSGRGANTFAANNGVAYYNPEIPQRRKEYEKKLSDSIRLGTVGCVALDIYGDIAAATSTGGKGFEMPGRVSDSATTAGNYANSYAGISCTGVGEDIVSGSVATKIVTRVTDGMPLSVATAKTLDEMKPYDGFAGIIGITNTGDIYHADTHPYMVWALHDGEIEVFE; encoded by the coding sequence AGGATGCCCTGCGCGAGATTGTGCAGTTAGGCCACAAATATTTAGAGAGCCATACCGCCCTGCAAACCGTGGTATATACTACCTGCCTTTTAGAGGACTGCGAGCTGTTTAACGCCGGCACCGGGTCGCAGATACAAAGCGATGGCAAAATAAGGCTAAGCGCATCGTTAATGGACGGTAAAACACAAAAATTTTCGGGGGTTATCAATATCGAAGATGTAAAGAACCCCATTTGCATTGCCGAAAAACTGATGGACTACGAAGACCGCGTGTTAAGCGGACGCGGCGCCAATACTTTTGCCGCCAATAATGGCGTTGCCTACTATAACCCCGAAATACCACAGCGCCGTAAGGAGTACGAAAAAAAGCTAAGCGACTCTATACGTTTAGGTACCGTTGGCTGCGTAGCCCTTGATATATATGGCGATATAGCTGCGGCTACATCAACCGGTGGCAAAGGCTTTGAAATGCCGGGCCGTGTGAGCGATTCGGCTACTACCGCGGGCAATTATGCCAATTCATATGCCGGCATATCGTGCACGGGCGTAGGCGAAGATATTGTAAGCGGATCTGTAGCTACAAAAATTGTTACGCGGGTAACTGATGGTATGCCGCTATCTGTAGCCACAGCAAAAACCTTAGACGAGATGAAACCATACGACGGCTTTGCCGGCATAATTGGCATTACCAACACCGGCGATATTTACCATGCCGATACCCACCCCTACATGGTTTGGGCTTTGCACGATGGCGAAATTGAGGTTTTTGAATAA
- a CDS encoding DUF1835 domain-containing protein, which translates to MNNTLHILNGDATLTGFEQTGLNGDVLVWREVLSQGPLLADISSAEFWERRSNWICENFSETPGHYHDSVIAPLEKLNLGYNEITLWFEFDLHCQVNMLGVMMLLKQQADLNERAIYLICPNTYPGKDDFAGMGELDGEQLTYLYDNIRLQLSEYDFILAAEAWDVYVSNNADRLKTWLTETTFWGNLHMLQAAMRAHLKRLEVNSDGLNYIHQKLLAIYNSGTHKPIDIYRAFWATEKIYGMGDSELNMYLLQLGDKGLIKLD; encoded by the coding sequence ATGAATAACACACTGCATATACTAAACGGGGATGCCACCTTAACCGGCTTTGAACAAACCGGGCTTAATGGCGATGTTTTGGTTTGGCGGGAAGTGCTGTCACAAGGGCCGTTGCTTGCCGATATATCATCAGCCGAGTTTTGGGAACGGCGCAGCAACTGGATATGCGAAAACTTTAGCGAAACACCCGGTCACTATCACGATAGTGTAATAGCCCCTTTAGAAAAGCTGAATTTAGGTTATAATGAAATAACCCTTTGGTTTGAATTTGACCTGCATTGCCAGGTAAATATGCTAGGGGTAATGATGCTTTTGAAACAACAGGCTGACCTTAACGAGCGCGCGATATATTTGATATGCCCGAACACATATCCCGGCAAGGATGACTTTGCAGGCATGGGCGAATTGGATGGAGAACAACTTACCTATCTGTACGACAATATACGCCTGCAATTAAGCGAGTATGATTTTATTTTAGCAGCAGAAGCATGGGACGTTTATGTAAGCAACAATGCGGACCGTTTAAAAACATGGCTAACCGAAACCACCTTTTGGGGTAATTTGCATATGCTGCAGGCCGCAATGCGCGCCCATTTAAAACGATTAGAGGTAAACAGCGACGGACTAAACTACATCCATCAAAAACTGCTGGCTATTTATAATAGCGGCACCCATAAACCCATTGATATTTATCGTGCCTTTTGGGCCACCGAAAAAATATACGGCATGGGCGATAGTGAATTGAACATGTACCTATTGCAATTGGGTGATAAAGGCCTGATCAAGTTAGATTAA
- a CDS encoding NAD(P)/FAD-dependent oxidoreductase — translation MITTDIGIIGAGPTGMFAVFEAGLLKMHCHLIDSLPQAGGQLSEIYPQKPIYDIPGYPAINAQQLVDNLSEQIAPFHPGFTLGERVETLEKQQDGTWTIGTNEGTLINCKVVVIAGGLGCFEPRKPEVDRLAEFEGKGVLYAVRNPEAFRDRNIVIAGGGDSALDWTIFLANVAKKVTLVHRGDTFRGAPDAAEKVAELARTGIIDLVLKSRVVALDGAGHLEQVTITGQNGQDQHIQADNFIPLFGLSPKLGPIENWGLKIDKSAIEVNTFDYSTNVEGIYAIGDINTYPGKLKLILCGFHEAALMAQSAFKHVYPDQRLTFKYTTVYGITELA, via the coding sequence ATGATAACTACAGATATAGGCATTATAGGTGCCGGGCCTACAGGCATGTTTGCCGTTTTTGAGGCGGGGTTATTAAAAATGCATTGCCATTTAATTGATTCGTTACCGCAGGCGGGTGGGCAACTATCAGAAATTTATCCGCAAAAACCAATATATGATATTCCGGGTTACCCGGCTATAAACGCACAGCAACTGGTTGATAACCTGTCTGAACAAATAGCACCCTTCCACCCCGGATTTACCCTGGGCGAACGCGTGGAAACATTAGAAAAACAGCAGGATGGTACCTGGACAATCGGCACCAACGAGGGCACACTTATTAACTGCAAGGTAGTAGTTATAGCAGGTGGCCTGGGTTGCTTTGAACCGCGCAAGCCTGAGGTTGACCGCTTAGCAGAATTTGAAGGTAAAGGCGTATTATATGCCGTTAGAAACCCCGAAGCCTTCAGAGACCGGAATATTGTAATTGCCGGCGGCGGCGATTCGGCTTTAGACTGGACCATCTTTTTAGCTAATGTTGCCAAAAAAGTAACACTGGTGCACCGCGGAGATACGTTTAGGGGCGCGCCTGATGCTGCCGAAAAAGTGGCAGAACTGGCACGTACAGGTATAATTGATTTGGTGCTAAAATCAAGGGTGGTAGCATTAGATGGTGCAGGGCACTTAGAACAGGTTACTATTACGGGCCAAAACGGGCAGGACCAGCATATACAGGCCGATAATTTTATACCATTATTTGGACTAAGCCCTAAGCTGGGGCCGATAGAAAACTGGGGGTTAAAAATTGATAAATCGGCTATAGAGGTAAACACGTTTGATTATAGCACGAATGTTGAGGGCATATATGCTATAGGTGATATCAACACTTATCCGGGTAAATTAAAGCTGATACTTTGTGGTTTCCACGAAGCCGCCTTAATGGCCCAAAGCGCATTTAAACACGTTTACCCCGATCAAAGATTAACGTTTAAATACACCACCGTTTACGGCATAACAGAACTAGCATGA
- a CDS encoding (2Fe-2S)-binding protein, with protein sequence MITFNVKDRDGKQTAIEVPEGISLNLMEVLKGSGYDILATCGGMALCATCRVQVKTGAEQLPPPGDAELDILDTLPSIEDNTRLSCQLRVNESLEGCHFTIPPED encoded by the coding sequence ATGATCACATTTAATGTAAAGGATAGGGACGGAAAGCAAACAGCGATAGAAGTCCCAGAAGGCATAAGCCTTAACCTGATGGAAGTGCTTAAAGGCAGCGGATACGATATTTTGGCTACCTGCGGCGGCATGGCGCTTTGCGCAACCTGCCGTGTGCAGGTGAAAACCGGTGCGGAGCAACTTCCCCCGCCGGGCGATGCCGAGCTGGATATATTGGATACTTTACCCTCTATTGAAGATAATACACGTCTATCCTGCCAGCTAAGAGTTAACGAAAGCTTGGAGGGCTGCCATTTTACTATTCCGCCCGAAGACTAA
- a CDS encoding ATP-dependent DNA ligase, with protein MKAFAQLFLSLDETNKTNEKVKVLKDYFISVPDTDKMHMLALFTGRRPKRPINSTLIRTWAIEASNIPVWLFEESYHVVGDLAETMSLLMPESPESSSKTLTEWIAEINNIANKTEEEKKSWLLASWAMLDRQERFVFNKLLTGSFRIGVSQNLVIKALADITDIKSAALTHRIMGSWMPEDYTYDQLVQEQNAADNISRPYPFFLAYPIQETSEKRKTADEINTALGEAAEWQAEWKWDGIRAQMIKRDGQIFIWSRGEDLATEKFPELHPFLNALPDGTVLDGEILSFQDGLPMPFNVLQTRIGRKNLSKKILTDSPVATIAYDCLEYGGEDIRHKTQSERRKILEKIQQETTFPEVFRISALIDFKSWDELAEIREQSRAMIAEGIMLKRKSATYQVGRRRGDWWKWKIDPLSVDAVMIYAQKGHGRRADLYTDYTFAVWDGDKLVPFAKAYSGLTDQEINKVDYFIKRNTLEKFGPVRTVKPELVFEIGFEGINRSTRHKSGIALRFPRILRWRQDKPKEEADTLDNLKALLNE; from the coding sequence ATGAAAGCCTTTGCACAACTATTCCTCTCATTAGATGAAACCAACAAAACCAACGAAAAGGTAAAGGTTTTAAAAGATTATTTTATCAGCGTACCCGATACCGATAAAATGCATATGCTGGCCTTGTTTACAGGTAGGCGGCCCAAACGGCCCATTAATTCTACCTTAATTCGCACCTGGGCCATAGAGGCCTCAAATATCCCCGTATGGCTATTTGAAGAAAGCTACCATGTAGTTGGCGACCTTGCCGAAACAATGTCGCTATTGATGCCTGAGAGCCCCGAGAGCAGCAGCAAAACACTAACCGAATGGATAGCCGAAATAAACAACATAGCTAACAAAACCGAAGAAGAAAAAAAGAGCTGGTTGCTGGCATCATGGGCCATGCTGGACAGGCAGGAGCGCTTTGTGTTTAACAAATTGCTTACAGGCAGTTTCCGTATAGGGGTATCGCAAAATTTGGTTATAAAGGCCCTTGCCGATATTACTGACATTAAGTCCGCGGCATTAACCCACCGTATTATGGGTAGTTGGATGCCCGAAGATTACACTTACGACCAATTGGTGCAGGAACAAAATGCAGCTGATAATATATCACGGCCCTATCCATTCTTTTTAGCTTACCCCATACAGGAAACATCAGAAAAGCGGAAAACCGCCGACGAAATAAACACAGCCTTAGGCGAAGCCGCCGAATGGCAGGCCGAGTGGAAATGGGACGGCATACGTGCGCAAATGATAAAGCGCGACGGCCAAATATTTATATGGAGTCGCGGCGAAGACCTGGCTACCGAAAAATTCCCCGAACTGCACCCTTTTTTAAATGCCCTGCCAGACGGTACGGTACTGGATGGCGAAATATTAAGCTTTCAGGATGGGTTACCCATGCCTTTTAATGTTTTGCAAACACGTATCGGCCGCAAAAATCTCAGTAAAAAAATATTAACCGATAGCCCGGTTGCTACCATAGCTTACGATTGCCTGGAATACGGTGGAGAGGATATCCGTCATAAAACACAATCGGAACGCAGGAAAATATTAGAAAAAATACAGCAGGAAACCACCTTCCCCGAGGTGTTCAGGATATCTGCCTTAATTGATTTTAAAAGTTGGGACGAGCTGGCCGAAATAAGGGAGCAGTCGCGTGCTATGATAGCCGAAGGCATTATGCTTAAACGCAAAAGCGCCACCTATCAGGTAGGCCGCCGCCGTGGCGACTGGTGGAAGTGGAAGATAGACCCCCTAAGCGTTGATGCCGTTATGATATATGCCCAAAAAGGCCACGGCCGCCGCGCAGACCTTTATACCGATTATACCTTCGCCGTATGGGATGGCGATAAGCTGGTGCCCTTCGCCAAGGCCTATTCGGGTTTAACCGATCAGGAAATAAACAAGGTAGACTACTTTATAAAGCGAAATACTTTAGAGAAATTTGGCCCTGTACGTACCGTAAAACCCGAACTGGTTTTTGAGATAGGTTTTGAAGGAATAAACCGGTCGACACGGCACAAATCGGGTATTGCTTTGCGCTTTCCGCGTATATTGCGTTGGCGGCAGGATAAACCAAAAGAAGAAGCCGATACATTAGACAATTTAAAGGCCCTGCTAAATGAATAA
- a CDS encoding winged helix-turn-helix transcriptional regulator → MTTKKFDSYSHLLDRTARKVKGYAQQRFTSGSFDITVDQWLILKSLDNDKYLKQKELAEITGKDNPTLTRIIDLLCKKGLTERVMHKDDRRSFTVHLTLLGAAKLTELAPQVDDIRMKAWENLTEQDYEQLKTILNKIYQNLAS, encoded by the coding sequence ATGACAACTAAAAAATTTGATAGCTATTCCCACCTGCTTGATCGCACGGCGCGCAAAGTTAAAGGTTATGCCCAGCAAAGGTTTACATCGGGCAGTTTTGATATTACTGTTGACCAATGGCTGATACTTAAAAGCCTGGATAATGATAAATATTTAAAGCAAAAGGAGCTGGCCGAAATTACCGGCAAGGACAACCCTACCCTAACCCGCATAATAGATCTGCTATGCAAAAAGGGGTTAACAGAACGCGTTATGCACAAAGATGACAGGCGAAGCTTTACGGTGCACTTAACCCTGTTGGGCGCTGCTAAATTAACTGAGCTTGCCCCGCAGGTTGATGATATACGCATGAAAGCCTGGGAAAACCTTACTGAGCAGGATTACGAACAGCTAAAAACCATACTGAATAAAATTTATCAAAATTTAGCATCTTAA